The DNA region CTCCCAAACGACCCCACCTTTACGTCGGCAACCTTTCTCCCCGAGTCACCGACTACATCCTCACAGAGATTTTTGCTGTCGCCGGTCCCGTCGTCAGCGCAAAGATCATTCAAGACCGGAATTTCCAGCATGGTGGATTCAACTATGGTTTCGTCGAGTACGCCGACATGCGCTCTGCCGACCAGGCGCTCACCACACTCAACGGCCGCAAGATCTTTGACGCCGAGATCAGGGTCAACTGGGCGTATCAGGGTAACCAAAACAAGGAGGACACACAGCATCATTACCACGTCTTTGTTGGAGACTTGAGTCCAGAAGTGAATGACGATGTCTTGTCAAAGGCGTTTGGTGCCTTTGGTAGTCTGAGCGAGGCGAGGGTCATGTGGGATATGAACTCGGGAAAGAGCAGAGGCTATggtttcctctccttccggTATGTTTGACGTACTCTAATTCAGCACGTTCGATTTGCTGACATTTGCTGTTATACATAGTGACAAGGCTGATGCTGAGCAAGCCATTGCTTCCATGAACGGCGAATGGCTCGGTTCCCGTGCCATCCGTGTTAACTGGGCAAACCAGAAGACTCAGACAGGCGGTACTCGAACCGGCGGCGGCACGCCTTCCTACCCGGCACCCCCTATGGGCGCCCCTCCCGCTCCCGCGGGTGTCCCTTCTGCTTACGGTGCCCCCGCCCCTGGTGTTGTTCCAGGCGTCGGTGTTGGTGGTGCCGTCGGCTCATATGAGACTGTTGCTTCTCAAACACCCGAATTCAACACTACGGTCTATGTCGGCAACCTTATTCCTTACACCACTCAAGCCGACCTCATTCCGCTTTTCCAGGGCTATGGCTATATCGTTGAAATCCGCATGCAGGCCGACAGGGGCTTTGCCTTTGTCAAGCTTGACACGCACCAGAATGCTGCTTTGGCTATCACTCATTTGCAAAACCAGCTGGTGCACGGAAGGCCCATCAAGTGTTCTTGGGGCAAGGACAAGGGATCAATGGAAGGTGGCGCACCTGCGGCTGGGTACCCCTCCATGGTGAGTTTCATGCCAatgcatcttctttttgaatTTAAATTTAATTTCTCTTTCTGCATAGCAACCTCAAATCGGCTATCCCAACTACAACTACTACGGAGGATACAACTATAATCAGGCTGGCGTTCCAGGTCAGCCGGGACAGCCTGGCGTAGCTGTCGCTAGCCACCCTGCTCCCGCCGTCGGTGCTGTCGGAGCCGTCGGAGCCGAGAGCCAGGCTCAGCAAGGCGCGTGGGAccctgctgctgctgccgcgTATTACCAGGCTGGAGGCTGGGGTGGTTACTACGGTATGTCTGTCATTCATTTTGTCTGCTGAGTCATGGCTAATGAAATCGATCACAAATGCAGCTCAACAGCAAGACACTCAACAGCCCTCCGCGCACCAGTAAGATGTTTGGCATGAGATGGTCTTTGGCTGAGCCGAGATGTGTTTGGGTTGaagggggaaagagggcaCTGAGTGAGTTTGAGCTCAGGATGAGGGATCGTGAAAGCTCCGAGGAGATGAGCGAATGATGGCGGATGCAAAAGCATTTATTGCCTTAATTTCGGATACATATTTAAGTTTGAAGAGTTACGTCTAGGGGATTCCTTTTATGTATCTTGGTGATATTTGGTAGGATGTGTGCTGTATGAAATGAGTGGTTAAAGAACCACGTGTGAGTTGAAGAAAATCGTGACGTCATGTGCTCCTTCTGATATGACGGCGGGCGAGGGTCTCACGACGTCCGTCGTTGCACTCGTATGTGTGGATCTGCAAagtttccttcctcctttccccgCTTCCCACTTTTTGCCGCCCACCTCTTCCTACCCCTCTGCTCACATCTTCGATCTCCATCCccctgctcttccttcctccgtGCTGGCGCCACGCAACCCactctctttcctttggGGATATTTCCCGTCCCCACTGCTTGATCTGTCTCCATAATGCAGTATCTCTCCAAAGCTTACAACTACTGTGAGTCTCAAGCCTCCTCTGCGTCTTATTCTACTAACACCAAAACAGACTCTGGCATAAATCCTGCAACTCTTTCAGGTGCTATCGATGTCATCGTCGTCCGACATGTCGACACTGAGGGCACAGtcactctctcctcttcgccgTTTCATGTCCGTTTTGGCAAGCTTCAAGTCTTGCGAGCAGCAGAAAAGCGGGTTACTATAAGACTGCCGAATAATCTTCCTGCACCTCATGTGGCTCCGTTTCATATGAAAGTTGGCGAGACGGGAGAGGCGTTCTTCGTGGTGGAGACGGACGAACAGGTGCCAGCGGATTTGTTGACAAGCCCGGTTGTCATGCCTACCGAAGTGCGTGTGGTCCATTAGATCGTATGATGTTAGCTGACATGGTAGCAGTCTGAAGTGCCGCCTTCACCGCCCTTGTCGGGTGAGCATCCtccggaagaagaacatcTGGAATCATTAACGCAAGAGCCGTTTGGCGA from Cryptococcus neoformans var. neoformans B-3501A chromosome 4, whole genome shotgun sequence includes:
- a CDS encoding hypothetical protein (HMMPfam hit to RRM_1, RNA recognition motif. (a.k.a. RRM, RBD, or RNP domain), score: 222.0, E(): 1.1e-63) codes for the protein MAAPFVQYGITPGQSAEAPKRPHLYVGNLSPRVTDYILTEIFAVAGPVVSAKIIQDRNFQHGGFNYGFVEYADMRSADQALTTLNGRKIFDAEIRVNWAYQGNQNKEDTQHHYHVFVGDLSPEVNDDVLSKAFGAFGSLSEARVMWDMNSGKSRGYGFLSFRDKADAEQAIASMNGEWLGSRAIRVNWANQKTQTGGTRTGGGTPSYPAPPMGAPPAPAGVPSAYGAPAPGVVPGVGVGGAVGSYETVASQTPEFNTTVYVGNLIPYTTQADLIPLFQGYGYIVEIRMQADRGFAFVKLDTHQNAALAITHLQNQLVHGRPIKCSWGKDKGSMEGGAPAAGYPSMQPQIGYPNYNYYGGYNYNQAGVPGQPGQPGVAVASHPAPAVGAVGAVGAESQAQQGAWDPAAAAAYYQAGGWGGYYAQQQDTQQPSAHQ